The DNA sequence GGCTGCCATGGATCCGGCAATACCAGATCCGATAATGAGAGCGTCGCTTTGCAATCGGAAATTGTTCATGACGAGGGCCTTAGCACGTCTGCCGGTCTAGGAGCAAACTTCGAGCATACGCTCAAGAGCCAGTTTGGCTGGTTCCTTGACGGCGTCGCTGACAGTAACAGGCGTGGCGGTTTCAAGGTTAACAAGCGTATGGGCCAGCTTGGGCACAGTAATCTTGGCCATGTCGTCACATTGGCTTGCAATGAGTGGCTTGATGGTCTTTTCGCCTTTGTACTGGTCGGCCAATCGGTTGACGAGGTTTTCCTCGGTCCCGATATAAATTGTCGCTCCTTTGGGAGCGGTTTCAGCGTATTTAATGAGATAGGTCGTTGAGCCATTGCCGTCGGCTGCCTCAACAAGGGCTGGGGCACATTCAGGATGCACCACGATGTGGGCATTCGGTTCGGCAGCTCGAATGGTTTTTATGGTATCAAGTGAAAATTCTTCATGGATCGGACAGTATCCTGGCCAGATAATGAATTGTTTGTCTTCAGTCATGGCCGGAGTGACATGGAGGTTCGGGTCGCCGTCAATGACATCGGTCGGCAGGAGCAGACGTTGGTCTTCCGGGATGCCCAGCGCGTTGGCACTATTATTGGCGAGATGTTTGTCTGGCAGGAACAGCACGCCGTCGCCCTGTTTCATGGCCCAGGCAAGCATGGTTTGCGCATTGGCCGAAGTACACACGGACCCACCGTATTCTCCCACGACCGCTTTGACCGCGGCAGAGGAATTGACATAGGTCAACGGTGTGATCTTCCGTCCGTTTTTTTGCAGAATTTCAAGGACCAGTCTGACCCGATTTGCTTCAGCCATGTCTGCCATGGGGCAGGTCGCGGAGAGGTCGGGAATGTGAATCTTCTGGTCGGGGCGGCACAAGACGGCTGCGGATTCCGCCATGAAAAAGACACCGCAAAAAACAATATGCTTTGCTTTGAGGCTTTGAATCTTTCTGGCTAATTCGAGAGAATCGCCACGAACGTCGGTCAAGGCAATGACG is a window from the Pseudodesulfovibrio sp. JC047 genome containing:
- the nadA gene encoding quinolinate synthase NadA; this encodes MENPKDTINTIRETMGESLSILGHHYQSDDVIALTDVRGDSLELARKIQSLKAKHIVFCGVFFMAESAAVLCRPDQKIHIPDLSATCPMADMAEANRVRLVLEILQKNGRKITPLTYVNSSAAVKAVVGEYGGSVCTSANAQTMLAWAMKQGDGVLFLPDKHLANNSANALGIPEDQRLLLPTDVIDGDPNLHVTPAMTEDKQFIIWPGYCPIHEEFSLDTIKTIRAAEPNAHIVVHPECAPALVEAADGNGSTTYLIKYAETAPKGATIYIGTEENLVNRLADQYKGEKTIKPLIASQCDDMAKITVPKLAHTLVNLETATPVTVSDAVKEPAKLALERMLEVCS